A window from Triticum aestivum cultivar Chinese Spring chromosome 6D, IWGSC CS RefSeq v2.1, whole genome shotgun sequence encodes these proteins:
- the LOC123142283 gene encoding disease resistance protein PIK6-NP-like, protein MEMNPKLTTIRTVLMKSFDGLPYHLKSCFLYTSIFSEDRKLERRRLVLRWTAEGYSKEVRDKSAEEVSDGYFMELIGTSMILPSQKSFHSIKGIDSCQVHDLIREISISKSVEENLVLRLDKGCKLNSQQGSARHLAINGNWEGEQSDFERMVDIPRVRSVTVFGKWRPFFMSVKMRMLRVVDLEDTTGLVDHHIKHIGKLLHLIYLSLRGCKDICHLPDSIGNMIQLQTLDIRGTSIVILPRSIVKLRKLQYLGCSNKLISSQRYLEACMFFCIGRCIPCEGMEKHDSNQRDVCTFTCCAAIPVLMSGYGNGGGMRVPRGIRTMNALHTLQGVDLLASGGIAFLRNIKGLMGLRVVRLQEKNTSEFCAVVSSLNLLESLSVTPDRGHELLLDGISSPPSNLRNLKLEVIRYSIVCTPKFPEWLKKLENLVKLKIGFGTSGQVEQDGAIRALGNLPNLAVLRLDVIYFNAEDLHFGAEEFRSLIVLQLGSTEKMRLVEYELS, encoded by the exons ATGGAGATGAATCCAAAGCTTACAACCATAAGAACAGTCCTTATGAAAAGCTTTGATGGTCTACCGTACCACCTCAAGTCTTGTTTCCTGTATACatctatcttttctgaagaccgtaaGCTTGAACGGAGACGCTTGGTGCTTCGGTGGACTGCGGAGGGGTACTCAAAGGAGGTGCGTGATAAGTCGGCAGAGGAAGTATCAGATGGCTACTTCATGGAACTTATAGGCACGAGCATGATACTGCCATCTCAAAAATCATTTCACAGTATAAAAGGAATTGATTCCTGCCAAGTCCATGATCTCATTCGTGAGATAAGCATCTCAAAGTCTGTGGAAGAAAACCTTGTATTGAGGCTGGACAAAGGTTGTAAGCTGAATAGCCAGCAGGGCAGTGCACGCCATCTTGCTATAAACGGCAATTGGGAAGGAGAGCAAAGTGATTTTGAGAGGATGGTGGATATACCCCGTGTACGGTCAGTAACTGTTTTTGGGAAGTGGAGGCCATTCTTCATGTCGGTGAAGATGAGGATGCTACGAGTTGTGGACTTGGAAGACACGACAGGTCTTGTCGATCATCACATTAAACATATTGGGAAGCTTCTTCACCTAATATACTTATCTCTGAGAGGATGTAAAGATATTTGTCACCTGCCAGATTCAATTGGTAACATGATACAACTCCAGACACTGGATATCAGAGGTACATCCATAGTGATACTGCCGAGAAGCATCGTCAAGCTTCGGAAGCTGCAATATCTTGGTTGCAGTAACAAGCTAATTAGTTCACAGCGTTATTTGGAGGCATGCATGTTTTTTTGTATTGGACGTTGCATACCTTGTGAAGGAATGGAAAAACATGACTCCAACCAGCGTGATGTATGCACCTTCACATGCTGCGCGGCAATCCCTGTTCTGATGAGTGGGTATGGCAATGGTGGTGGCATGAGGGTGCCAAGAGGGATCAGGACGATGAATGCCCTGCATACGTTACAGGGCGTGGACCTCCTCGCATCCGGAGGCATTGCTTTTCTGCGGAACATCAAAGGACTCATGGGGCTGC GAGTGGTCCGCCTACAAGAGAAGAATACTTCAGAGTTTTGTGCCGTGGTTTCCAGTCTCAACCTCCTAGAGTCATTGTCAGTGACTCCAGACCGTGGACACGAGTTGCTACTGGATGGCATTTCCTCGCCTCCAAGTAACCTCCGGAACCTCAAGCTGGAGGTTATAAGGTACTCCATTGTATGCACGCCCAAATTTCCGGAATGGCTCAAGAAGCTTGAGAACCTTGTAAAGTTGAAGATCGGGTTCGGAACGTCCGGCCAAGTGGAGCAGGATGGTGCGATACGAGCCCTGGGGAATCTGCCAAACCTAGCCGTTCTGCGTCTCGATGTGATCTATTTCAATGCTGAAGACCTACATTTTGGGGCGGAGGAATTCCGGAGCCTCATCGTGCTGCAACTTGGAAGcacagagaaaatgaggttggTTGAGTATGAGCTCTCTTAA
- the LOC123146382 gene encoding metal tolerance protein C2 — MAMADPRAWNPNYGVVGSGDRRLAYSRQPSFSSSPRPGPGLARSDSSISMPAPLAQPPKAPDVRYRWLATRPMRRLALLLALNAAYSAVELAVGLLTGRVGLVSDAFHLTFGCGLLSFSLFAMAASRTKPDSTYTYGYKRLEVLAAFTNALFLLFMSFSLAVEALHSFMQDESEHKHYLIVSAVTNLLVNLLGVWFFRSYARVNIVYRKAEDMNHHSICLHVLADSVRSAGLILASWFLSLGIENAEVLCLGIVSVAVFMLVMPLFKATGNVLLQIAPGNVPPSAFIKCGRQITACEDVSEVSQARFWELVPGHAVGCLSIRLKNSSDDESVLEYVHGLYEDLGIHDLTIQTEKS, encoded by the exons atggcgatggcggATCCTCGGGCGTGGAACCCCAACTACGGTGTGGTGGGCAGCGGCGACCGCCGGCTGGCCTACTCCCGCCagccctccttctcctcctccccgcgcccggGCCCCGGCCTCGCCCGCTCCGACTCCTCCATCTCCATGCCCGCGCCCCTCGCGCAGCCGCCCAAGGCACCTGACGTCCGGTACCGCTGGCTCGCCACCCGCCCGATGCGCCGCCTCGCGCTCCTGCTCGCCCTCAACGCCGCCTACTCCGCCGTGGAGCTGGCCGTGGGCCTCCTCACGGGGCGCGTGGGCCTCGTCTCCGACGCCTTCCACCTCACCTTCGGCTGCGGCctgctctccttctccctcttcgcCATGGCCGCCTCCCGGACCAAGCCAGACTCCACATACACCTACGG GTACAAGAGATTGGAGGTCCTCGCCGCCTTCACCAATGCC CTGTTCCTGCTGTTCATGTCTTTCTCCTTGGCTGTCGAAGCGCTGCACTCGTTTATGCAGGATGAGTCCGAGCACAA GCATTACCTCATTGTTTCTGCAGTCACAAACCTTTTGGTCAACTTACTTGGTGTCTGGTTCTTCCGGAGCTATGCTCGTGTTAACATAG TGTACAGGAAAGCAGAGGATATGAACCATCACTCCATCTGTTTGCATGTTCTGGCAGATTCAGTGCGGAG TGCAGGCTTGATACTAGCTTCTTGGTTTCTTTCATTGGG GATTGAGAACGCAGAGGTGTTGTGCCTGGGAATAGTTTCGGTGGCGGTGTTCATGCTTGTTATGCCTCTGTTCAAAGCCACGGGCAATGTCCTGCTGCAGATTGCGCCTGGCAACGTGCCACCTTCAGCCTTCATCAAGTGCGGCAGACAG ATTACTGCTTGTGAGGATGTCTCTGAGGTATCCCAGGCTCGGTTTTGGGAGCTTGTGCCTGGTCATGCCGTTGGTTGCCTCTCCATCCGG CTCAAGAATAGCAGTGATGATGAATCGGTGCTCGAATACGTGCATGGACTGTACGAGGATCTAGGGATACATGACCTGACCATCCAGACCGAAAAATCTTAG
- the LOC123146383 gene encoding serine-aspartate repeat-containing protein I, whose amino-acid sequence MDPSQMMPRSFPMWPPPPPPAASDAMPPPPLPLPQPFLAPPPPQPQPQPNRGWKRKNNPNNNNLAGGGAYQPPAIGDLQVQNRAKARRWFNNPNNPGGGGGNNNPNNAGGRKYFFPKSNKAGNKAKAPRNTTSFIIRAKRAGGIASLVSPCPVTPAVLPTPRISPSREGLSDMAQQQWGVDGYGSMKGLIRLRASSPRHPDAEGEGEGDDDSSSGSDVEEHVEVERRLDHDLSRFEMVYPGGMGNAAGYVFEDLDDEYDQDVHVARLEEENLTLKERLFLMEQEVGDMRRRLEAIEARFAGADGAAAGSADNAAAVLQQSADAGAGAENAVVVLQQRANADAENAVVENGVDAAAVAGDAVIESLEDANANTAGAENANLLEKEKGDAASASDDTVEDALKNDTEMDVAASASANAVEFALKNDTEMGDAGNLVEEALENVAAAADVVSGANNAVKESDITRGDVEQEKSAEDMSGAGSEKKVEDMAGAGSEKNAEMADTSGSGEEDGKEQA is encoded by the coding sequence ATGGATCCCAGCCAGATGATGCCCCGGAGCTTCCCCAtgtggccgccgccgcccccgccggccgccTCCGACGCCatgcctccgccgccgctgccgctgccgcagcCCTTCCTCGCGCCGCCCCCGCCACAGCCCCAGCCCCAGCCCAACCGCGGCTGGAAGCGCAAGAAcaaccccaacaacaacaacctcgccggcggcggcgcctaCCAGCCCCCCGCCATCGGCGACCTGCAGGTGCAGAACCGCGCCAAGGCCCGCCGCTGGTTCAACAACCCCAACaaccccggcggcggcggcggcaacaacAACCCCAACAACGCCGGCGGCCGCAAGTACTTCTTCCCCAAGTCCAACAAGGCCGGCAACAAGGCCAAGGCGCCGCGCAACACCACCTCCTTCATCATCCGGGCCAAGCGGGCGGGGGGCATCGCCTCGCTCGTCTCCCCCTGCCCCGTCACGCCCGCCGTGCTCCCCACCCCGCGCATCTCCCCCTCCCGCGAGGGCCTCTCCGACATGGCGCAGCAGCAGTGGGGCGTCGACGGCTACGGCTCCATGAAGGGCCTCATCCGCCTCCGCGCATCCTCCCCCCGCCACCCCGATGCCGAGGGCGAAGGCGAAGGCGACGACGACTCCAGCAGCGGCAGCGACGTCGAGGAGCACGTCGAGGTCGAGCGCCGCCTCGACCACGACCTCAGCCGCTTCGAGATGGTCTACCCCGGCGGGATGGGCAACGCCGCCGGCTACGTCTTTGAGGACCTCGACGACGAGTACGACCAGGACGTGCACGTCGCcaggctcgaggaggagaacctcaCCCTCAAGGAGAGGCTCTTCCTCATGGAGCAGGAGGTCGGCGACATGAGGCGCCGTCTTGAGGCCATCGAGGCGCGCTTTGCAGGGGCGGATGGCGCTGCTGCTGGCAGCGCCGACAATGCTGCTGCTGTCCTCCAGCAGAGTGCTGATGCTGGTGCTGGTGCTGAGAATGCTGTTGTTGTCCTCCAGCAGAGGGCTAATGCTGATGCTGAGAATGCTGTTGTGGAGAATGGCGTTGATGCCGCGGCTGTTGCAGGCGACGCTGTAATTGAGTCTCTGGAAGATGCTAATGCTAATACTGCTGGTGCTGAAAATGCTAATCTACTCGAGAAAGAGAAGGGTGATGCTGCCTCTGCTTCTGATGACACTGTTGAGGATGCTCTGAAGAATGACACTGAGATGGATGTCGCTGCCTCTGCTTCTGCTAACGCAGTTGAGTTTGCTCTGAAGAATGACACCGAGATGGGTGATGCTGGCAACTTGGTTGAGGAGGCTCTGGAGAATGTCGCGGCGGCGGCTGATGTCGTTTCTGGTGCTAATAATGCAGTCAAGGAGTCTGACATTACCAGGGGTGATGTAGAGCAGGAGAAGAGCGCTGAGGACATGTCTGGTGCAGGTTCAGAGAAGAAGGTTGAGGACATGGCCGGTGCAGGTTCAGAGAAgaatgcagagatggctgatactTCTGGAAGTGGAGAGGAAGACGGCAAGGAGCAGGCCTGA